One window of Syngnathus acus chromosome 16, fSynAcu1.2, whole genome shotgun sequence genomic DNA carries:
- the snap91a gene encoding clathrin coat assembly protein AP180 isoform X6 codes for MSGQTLTDRIAAAQYGLTGSEVSRAVCKSTTHEQTAPKKKHLEYLIQASQDSSVSVPQMADTLIERAGNASWVVVFKALITTHHLMVHGNEKFLQFLSSRNSLFNLANFLDKTGSHGYDMSTFIRRYSRYLNEKSFAYRQMSFDFVRVKKGADGAMRTMTVEKLLKGMPILQGQIDALLDFDVHQPELNNGVINACFLLLFKDLIKLYACYNDGIINLLEKFFQMKRSQCKDGLEIYKRFLTRMTRVSEFFKLAEQVGIDKNDIPELTQAPESLLESLETHLNTLEGKKPEDKSPTKDTVANNSSATTTPSSAPPKPAPPAGTGGPPARPGPPAKPPPPSITPTAVTPITTASSALDDGFLLDLDPMSSSSAGGTAPPSTTTAWGDLLADATPAATNNASEAKQAKKELAPDAAAASAVAASTAAASTAAAMPAPISLPVTAPTAASVRDIDFFGDAFAPSPGDGPVAVAAGPATDAFGESDPFATTEGSADITPGLDLFAMRPTDTGATAITPPTSSEAPAIAVPVATPAAAPTPSVTTTASTTDTTTTESAAAPTLDFFGDLPAVSRGPSPLPEPAPTGDIVTDPGPETAPPPAPAPAPASAQTPTPAPVVAPATEASSPTKAEQTPVIDLLDSFGGSVKETQSSAPGGPGGDLLGDLMSPTLAPTVAPALAPAMAPAPAQNYLLESGFETLGSLSSPTPPVPAVPMVPATAEPAKATPAPSGGFDASVFDALGDLLMPAVTPQSTGGSTTGSGAGSMGTPVTVENIAAAPPATPPPTKAIAGDLDSSLANLVGDLGMKKKDPQSERKLTGGANWTPHVAPTSWTTPGVPMAGVAPGGPGAAAPSGAMVPPMSAQPGFGMPAAGGPGAPMMQPMMGQPMIGQSMMRPPFAGVVGAAPGGLAAPGAPLSPGPASQSPKKPKDPLAELDLKDFL; via the exons ATGTCGGGTCAGACACTAACGGACCGCATCGCCGCGGCCCAATACGGCTTGACTGGATCGGAGGTGTCTCGAGCTGTGTGTAAATCCACCACACATGAGCAAACAGccccaaagaaaaaacacctGGAAT ACCTGATCCAGGCCTCTCAGGATTCCAGTGTGAGTGTCCCTCAGATGGCCGATACACTGATAGAGAGGGCGGGCAATGCCAGTTGGGTGGTGGTTTTCAAGGCCCTGATTACTACACACCACCTCATGGTGCACGGCAATGAG AAATTCCTGCAATTCCTTTCATCGAGGAATTCTTTGTTCAACCTTGCCAATTTTCTGGACAAAACAGGCTCCCATG GCTATGACATGTCCACCTTTATCAGACGCTACAGCCGTTATCTCAATGAGAAGTCCTTTGCCTACAGACAGATGTCTTTCGATTTTGTCAGAGTCAAGAAAGG CGCTGATGGAGCAATGAGGACCATGACAGTAGAGAAGTTGCTGAAAGGAATGCCTATCCTGCAGGGTCAGATTGATGCACTGCTGGATTTTGAT GTACACCAACCGGAATTAAACAATGGAGTAATAAATGCCTGCTTTCTTCTACTGTTCAAAGACCTAATAAAGTTATATGCTTGCTACAATGATGGCATCATCAATCTACTAG AGAAATTTTTCCAGATGAAGAGAAGCCAGTGTAAAGATGGGCTCGAGATCTACAAGAGATTTCTGACTCGCATGACTCGGGTATCTGAATTCTTCAAACTTGCAGAG CAAGTGGGAATAGACAAGAATGACATACCTGAACTGACTCAA GCCCCAGAAAGTCTTTTAGAATCACTTGAAACTCACCTCAACACTTTGGAAGGAAAGAAGCC AGAGGATAA gTCACCCACCAAG GACACAGTGGCCAATAACAGCTCAGCAACTACCACCCCATCTTCTGCACCACCCAAGCCTGCACCGCCTGCTGGCACTGGGGGCCCCCCTGCTCGACCGGGGCCCCCTGCTAAACCTCCACCTCCCTCTATCACACCCACAGCGGTCACTCCCATCACTACCGCCAGCAG TGCCCTTGATGATGGCTTCTTGTTGGATCTAGATCCCATGTCCTCGTCCTCAGCTGGTGGGACTGCACCGCCTTCCACAACAACCGCATGGGGAG ACCTTTTGGCTGACG CCACTCCTGCTGCCACTAACAATGCTTCTGAAGctaaacaagcaaaaaaagagcttGCCCCTGATGCTGCAGCTGCCTCTGCAGTGGCTGCATCTACAGCTGCCGCTTCCACTGCTGCAGCCATGCCAGCGCCCATCTCCCTGCCTGTCACTGCTCCCACCGCTGCTTCAGTGAGAGACATCGACTTTTTTGGAG ATGCATTTGCACCTTCCCCAGGAGATGGTCCTGTCGCTGTAGCTGCGGGTCCTGCTACTGATGCATTCGGTGAATCTG ACCCTTTTGCTACGACCGAGGGGAGTGCGGACATTACTCCAGGGCTGGACCTGTTTGCTATGCGACCCACTGACACGGGAGCCACTGCCATCACCCCTCCCACCTCTAGTGAGGCGCCGGCCATCGCTGTCCCTGTCGCCACACCCGCCGCAGCCCCCACTCCTTCTGTCACCACCACCGCTAGCACCACagacaccaccaccacagaGTCTGCAGCCGCTCCGACTCTAGATTTCTTTGGTG ACCTCCCTGCTGTTTCACGCGGGCCTTCTCCTTTGCCTGAGCCGGCTCCGACTGGAGACATTGTCACTG ACCCTGGTCCTGAGACTGCCCCTCCTCCTGCCCCTGCTCCTGCGCCTGCTTCAGCTCAGACTCCAACTCCAGCTCCTGTTGTTGCTCCTGCCACTGAGGCCTCCTCTCCAACCAAAGCAGAGCAGACCCCAGTTATTGACCTGCTGG ACTCCTTTGGTGGGTCTGTGAAGGAGACACAGAGCTCTGCTCCTGGGGGACCTGGAGGAGACCTGCTAGGAG ACCTCATGTCCCCCACCTTGGCACCCACCGTCGCCCCGGCCCTGGCCCCAGCCATGGCTCCAGCTCCAGCACAGAATTATCTTCTTGAATCGGGATTCGAAACTCTGGGTTCACTCTCCTCTCCGACACCACCTGTGCCAGCTGTACCAATGGTACCTGCCACTGCAGAACCTGCAAAAGCCACACCAGCGCCCTCTGGTGGCTTTGATGCTTCAg TGTTTGATGCATTAGGTGACTTGCTGATGCCCGCCGTTACGCCACAGAGCACCGGGGGAAGCACAACAGGAAGTGGAGCAGGGAGCATGGGAACTCCCGTCACAGTTGAAAACATTGCAGCTGCTCCACCTGccaccccacccccaacaAAAGCCATTGCAGGGGATCTTGACTCTTCACTGGCCAACCTGGTTGGAG ACCTGGGAATGAAGAAAAA AGATCCACAGAGTGAGAGGAAGTTGACTGGAGGAGCCAACTGGACCCCTCATGTGGCCCCCACAAGCTGGACCACGCCAGGTGTCCCCATG GCTGGAGTGGCTCCTGGCGGACCTGGAGCAGCGGCTCCTAGTGGAGCAATGGTACCACCAATGAGTGCACAGCCTGGCTTTGGTATG CCAGCCGCTGGAGGGCCAGGAGCTCCCATGATGCAGCCCATGATGGGTCAGCCTATGATCGGTCAGTCCATGATGAGACCTCCTTTTGCTGGCGTGGTTGGAGCTGCACCTGGAGGACTTGCAGCACCAGGAGCCCCG CTTTCTCCTGGACCTGCAAGCCAGAGTCCCAAAAAGCCTAAAGATCCTCTGGCAGAGCTCGACCTTAAGGACTTCTTATAA
- the snap91a gene encoding clathrin coat assembly protein AP180 isoform X7, whose protein sequence is MSGQTLTDRIAAAQYGLTGSEVSRAVCKSTTHEQTAPKKKHLEYLIQASQDSSVSVPQMADTLIERAGNASWVVVFKALITTHHLMVHGNEKFLQFLSSRNSLFNLANFLDKTGSHGYDMSTFIRRYSRYLNEKSFAYRQMSFDFVRVKKGADGAMRTMTVEKLLKGMPILQGQIDALLDFDVHQPELNNGVINACFLLLFKDLIKLYACYNDGIINLLEKFFQMKRSQCKDGLEIYKRFLTRMTRVSEFFKLAEQVGIDKNDIPELTQAPESLLESLETHLNTLEGKKPEDKSPTKDTVANNSSATTTPSSAPPKPAPPAGTGGPPARPGPPAKPPPPSITPTAVTPITTASSALDDGFLLDLDPMSSSSAGGTAPPSTTTAWGDLLADATPAATNNASEAKQAKKELAPDAAAASAVAASTAAASTAAAMPAPISLPVTAPTAASVRDIDFFGDAFAPSPGDGPVAVAAGPATDAFGESDPFATTEGSADITPGLDLFAMRPTDTGATAITPPTSNMLDSIPEQGSTTESKAATTPSVDLFGADLPAVSRGPSPLPEPAPTGDIVTDPGPETAPPPAPAPAPASAQTPTPAPVVAPATEASSPTKAEQTPVIDLLDSFGGSVKETQSSAPGGPGGDLLGDLMSPTLAPTVAPALAPAMAPAPAQNYLLESGFETLGSLSSPTPPVPAVPMVPATAEPAKATPAPSGGFDASVFDALGDLLMPAVTPQSTGGSTTGSGAGSMGTPVTVENIAAAPPATPPPTKAIAGDLDSSLANLVGDLGMKKKDPQSERKLTGGANWTPHVAPTSWTTPGVPMAGVAPGGPGAAAPSGAMVPPMSAQPGFGMPAAGGPGAPMMQPMMGQPMIGQSMMRPPFAGVVGAAPGGLAAPGAPLSPGPASQSPKKPKDPLAELDLKDFL, encoded by the exons ATGTCGGGTCAGACACTAACGGACCGCATCGCCGCGGCCCAATACGGCTTGACTGGATCGGAGGTGTCTCGAGCTGTGTGTAAATCCACCACACATGAGCAAACAGccccaaagaaaaaacacctGGAAT ACCTGATCCAGGCCTCTCAGGATTCCAGTGTGAGTGTCCCTCAGATGGCCGATACACTGATAGAGAGGGCGGGCAATGCCAGTTGGGTGGTGGTTTTCAAGGCCCTGATTACTACACACCACCTCATGGTGCACGGCAATGAG AAATTCCTGCAATTCCTTTCATCGAGGAATTCTTTGTTCAACCTTGCCAATTTTCTGGACAAAACAGGCTCCCATG GCTATGACATGTCCACCTTTATCAGACGCTACAGCCGTTATCTCAATGAGAAGTCCTTTGCCTACAGACAGATGTCTTTCGATTTTGTCAGAGTCAAGAAAGG CGCTGATGGAGCAATGAGGACCATGACAGTAGAGAAGTTGCTGAAAGGAATGCCTATCCTGCAGGGTCAGATTGATGCACTGCTGGATTTTGAT GTACACCAACCGGAATTAAACAATGGAGTAATAAATGCCTGCTTTCTTCTACTGTTCAAAGACCTAATAAAGTTATATGCTTGCTACAATGATGGCATCATCAATCTACTAG AGAAATTTTTCCAGATGAAGAGAAGCCAGTGTAAAGATGGGCTCGAGATCTACAAGAGATTTCTGACTCGCATGACTCGGGTATCTGAATTCTTCAAACTTGCAGAG CAAGTGGGAATAGACAAGAATGACATACCTGAACTGACTCAA GCCCCAGAAAGTCTTTTAGAATCACTTGAAACTCACCTCAACACTTTGGAAGGAAAGAAGCC AGAGGATAA gTCACCCACCAAG GACACAGTGGCCAATAACAGCTCAGCAACTACCACCCCATCTTCTGCACCACCCAAGCCTGCACCGCCTGCTGGCACTGGGGGCCCCCCTGCTCGACCGGGGCCCCCTGCTAAACCTCCACCTCCCTCTATCACACCCACAGCGGTCACTCCCATCACTACCGCCAGCAG TGCCCTTGATGATGGCTTCTTGTTGGATCTAGATCCCATGTCCTCGTCCTCAGCTGGTGGGACTGCACCGCCTTCCACAACAACCGCATGGGGAG ACCTTTTGGCTGACG CCACTCCTGCTGCCACTAACAATGCTTCTGAAGctaaacaagcaaaaaaagagcttGCCCCTGATGCTGCAGCTGCCTCTGCAGTGGCTGCATCTACAGCTGCCGCTTCCACTGCTGCAGCCATGCCAGCGCCCATCTCCCTGCCTGTCACTGCTCCCACCGCTGCTTCAGTGAGAGACATCGACTTTTTTGGAG ATGCATTTGCACCTTCCCCAGGAGATGGTCCTGTCGCTGTAGCTGCGGGTCCTGCTACTGATGCATTCGGTGAATCTG ACCCTTTTGCTACGACCGAGGGGAGTGCGGACATTACTCCAGGGCTGGACCTGTTTGCTATGCGACCCACTGACACGGGAGCCACTGCCATCACCCCTCCCACCTCTA ATATGCTTGATTCTATCCCTGAGCAAGGTTCTACCACAGAATCCAAAGCTGCTACCACACCTAGCGTAGACCTTTTTGGTGCAG ACCTCCCTGCTGTTTCACGCGGGCCTTCTCCTTTGCCTGAGCCGGCTCCGACTGGAGACATTGTCACTG ACCCTGGTCCTGAGACTGCCCCTCCTCCTGCCCCTGCTCCTGCGCCTGCTTCAGCTCAGACTCCAACTCCAGCTCCTGTTGTTGCTCCTGCCACTGAGGCCTCCTCTCCAACCAAAGCAGAGCAGACCCCAGTTATTGACCTGCTGG ACTCCTTTGGTGGGTCTGTGAAGGAGACACAGAGCTCTGCTCCTGGGGGACCTGGAGGAGACCTGCTAGGAG ACCTCATGTCCCCCACCTTGGCACCCACCGTCGCCCCGGCCCTGGCCCCAGCCATGGCTCCAGCTCCAGCACAGAATTATCTTCTTGAATCGGGATTCGAAACTCTGGGTTCACTCTCCTCTCCGACACCACCTGTGCCAGCTGTACCAATGGTACCTGCCACTGCAGAACCTGCAAAAGCCACACCAGCGCCCTCTGGTGGCTTTGATGCTTCAg TGTTTGATGCATTAGGTGACTTGCTGATGCCCGCCGTTACGCCACAGAGCACCGGGGGAAGCACAACAGGAAGTGGAGCAGGGAGCATGGGAACTCCCGTCACAGTTGAAAACATTGCAGCTGCTCCACCTGccaccccacccccaacaAAAGCCATTGCAGGGGATCTTGACTCTTCACTGGCCAACCTGGTTGGAG ACCTGGGAATGAAGAAAAA AGATCCACAGAGTGAGAGGAAGTTGACTGGAGGAGCCAACTGGACCCCTCATGTGGCCCCCACAAGCTGGACCACGCCAGGTGTCCCCATG GCTGGAGTGGCTCCTGGCGGACCTGGAGCAGCGGCTCCTAGTGGAGCAATGGTACCACCAATGAGTGCACAGCCTGGCTTTGGTATG CCAGCCGCTGGAGGGCCAGGAGCTCCCATGATGCAGCCCATGATGGGTCAGCCTATGATCGGTCAGTCCATGATGAGACCTCCTTTTGCTGGCGTGGTTGGAGCTGCACCTGGAGGACTTGCAGCACCAGGAGCCCCG CTTTCTCCTGGACCTGCAAGCCAGAGTCCCAAAAAGCCTAAAGATCCTCTGGCAGAGCTCGACCTTAAGGACTTCTTATAA
- the snap91a gene encoding clathrin coat assembly protein AP180 isoform X8, which yields MSGQTLTDRIAAAQYGLTGSEVSRAVCKSTTHEQTAPKKKHLEYLIQASQDSSVSVPQMADTLIERAGNASWVVVFKALITTHHLMVHGNEKFLQFLSSRNSLFNLANFLDKTGSHGYDMSTFIRRYSRYLNEKSFAYRQMSFDFVRVKKGADGAMRTMTVEKLLKGMPILQGQIDALLDFDVHQPELNNGVINACFLLLFKDLIKLYACYNDGIINLLEKFFQMKRSQCKDGLEIYKRFLTRMTRVSEFFKLAEQVGIDKNDIPELTQAPESLLESLETHLNTLEGKKPEDKSPTKDTVANNSSATTTPSSAPPKPAPPAGTGGPPARPGPPAKPPPPSITPTAVTPITTASSALDDGFLLDLDPMSSSSAGGTAPPSTTTAWGDLLADATPAATNNASEAKQAKKELAPDAAAASAVAASTAAASTAAAMPAPISLPVTAPTAASVRDIDFFGDAFAPSPGDGPVAVAAGPATDAFGESDPFATTEGSADITPGLDLFAMRPTDTGATAITPPTSNMLDSIPEQGSTTESKAATTPSVDLFGADPGPETAPPPAPAPAPASAQTPTPAPVVAPATEASSPTKAEQTPVIDLLDSFGGSVKETQSSAPGGPGGDLLGDLMSPTLAPTVAPALAPAMAPAPAQNYLLESGFETLGSLSSPTPPVPAVPMVPATAEPAKATPAPSGGFDASVFDALGDLLMPAVTPQSTGGSTTGSGAGSMGTPVTVENIAAAPPATPPPTKAIAGDLDSSLANLVGDLGMKKKDPQSERKLTGGANWTPHVAPTSWTTPGVPMAGVAPGGPGAAAPSGAMVPPMSAQPGFGMPAAGGPGAPMMQPMMGQPMIGQSMMRPPFAGVVGAAPGGLAAPGAPLSPGPASQSPKKPKDPLAELDLKDFL from the exons ATGTCGGGTCAGACACTAACGGACCGCATCGCCGCGGCCCAATACGGCTTGACTGGATCGGAGGTGTCTCGAGCTGTGTGTAAATCCACCACACATGAGCAAACAGccccaaagaaaaaacacctGGAAT ACCTGATCCAGGCCTCTCAGGATTCCAGTGTGAGTGTCCCTCAGATGGCCGATACACTGATAGAGAGGGCGGGCAATGCCAGTTGGGTGGTGGTTTTCAAGGCCCTGATTACTACACACCACCTCATGGTGCACGGCAATGAG AAATTCCTGCAATTCCTTTCATCGAGGAATTCTTTGTTCAACCTTGCCAATTTTCTGGACAAAACAGGCTCCCATG GCTATGACATGTCCACCTTTATCAGACGCTACAGCCGTTATCTCAATGAGAAGTCCTTTGCCTACAGACAGATGTCTTTCGATTTTGTCAGAGTCAAGAAAGG CGCTGATGGAGCAATGAGGACCATGACAGTAGAGAAGTTGCTGAAAGGAATGCCTATCCTGCAGGGTCAGATTGATGCACTGCTGGATTTTGAT GTACACCAACCGGAATTAAACAATGGAGTAATAAATGCCTGCTTTCTTCTACTGTTCAAAGACCTAATAAAGTTATATGCTTGCTACAATGATGGCATCATCAATCTACTAG AGAAATTTTTCCAGATGAAGAGAAGCCAGTGTAAAGATGGGCTCGAGATCTACAAGAGATTTCTGACTCGCATGACTCGGGTATCTGAATTCTTCAAACTTGCAGAG CAAGTGGGAATAGACAAGAATGACATACCTGAACTGACTCAA GCCCCAGAAAGTCTTTTAGAATCACTTGAAACTCACCTCAACACTTTGGAAGGAAAGAAGCC AGAGGATAA gTCACCCACCAAG GACACAGTGGCCAATAACAGCTCAGCAACTACCACCCCATCTTCTGCACCACCCAAGCCTGCACCGCCTGCTGGCACTGGGGGCCCCCCTGCTCGACCGGGGCCCCCTGCTAAACCTCCACCTCCCTCTATCACACCCACAGCGGTCACTCCCATCACTACCGCCAGCAG TGCCCTTGATGATGGCTTCTTGTTGGATCTAGATCCCATGTCCTCGTCCTCAGCTGGTGGGACTGCACCGCCTTCCACAACAACCGCATGGGGAG ACCTTTTGGCTGACG CCACTCCTGCTGCCACTAACAATGCTTCTGAAGctaaacaagcaaaaaaagagcttGCCCCTGATGCTGCAGCTGCCTCTGCAGTGGCTGCATCTACAGCTGCCGCTTCCACTGCTGCAGCCATGCCAGCGCCCATCTCCCTGCCTGTCACTGCTCCCACCGCTGCTTCAGTGAGAGACATCGACTTTTTTGGAG ATGCATTTGCACCTTCCCCAGGAGATGGTCCTGTCGCTGTAGCTGCGGGTCCTGCTACTGATGCATTCGGTGAATCTG ACCCTTTTGCTACGACCGAGGGGAGTGCGGACATTACTCCAGGGCTGGACCTGTTTGCTATGCGACCCACTGACACGGGAGCCACTGCCATCACCCCTCCCACCTCTA ATATGCTTGATTCTATCCCTGAGCAAGGTTCTACCACAGAATCCAAAGCTGCTACCACACCTAGCGTAGACCTTTTTGGTGCAG ACCCTGGTCCTGAGACTGCCCCTCCTCCTGCCCCTGCTCCTGCGCCTGCTTCAGCTCAGACTCCAACTCCAGCTCCTGTTGTTGCTCCTGCCACTGAGGCCTCCTCTCCAACCAAAGCAGAGCAGACCCCAGTTATTGACCTGCTGG ACTCCTTTGGTGGGTCTGTGAAGGAGACACAGAGCTCTGCTCCTGGGGGACCTGGAGGAGACCTGCTAGGAG ACCTCATGTCCCCCACCTTGGCACCCACCGTCGCCCCGGCCCTGGCCCCAGCCATGGCTCCAGCTCCAGCACAGAATTATCTTCTTGAATCGGGATTCGAAACTCTGGGTTCACTCTCCTCTCCGACACCACCTGTGCCAGCTGTACCAATGGTACCTGCCACTGCAGAACCTGCAAAAGCCACACCAGCGCCCTCTGGTGGCTTTGATGCTTCAg TGTTTGATGCATTAGGTGACTTGCTGATGCCCGCCGTTACGCCACAGAGCACCGGGGGAAGCACAACAGGAAGTGGAGCAGGGAGCATGGGAACTCCCGTCACAGTTGAAAACATTGCAGCTGCTCCACCTGccaccccacccccaacaAAAGCCATTGCAGGGGATCTTGACTCTTCACTGGCCAACCTGGTTGGAG ACCTGGGAATGAAGAAAAA AGATCCACAGAGTGAGAGGAAGTTGACTGGAGGAGCCAACTGGACCCCTCATGTGGCCCCCACAAGCTGGACCACGCCAGGTGTCCCCATG GCTGGAGTGGCTCCTGGCGGACCTGGAGCAGCGGCTCCTAGTGGAGCAATGGTACCACCAATGAGTGCACAGCCTGGCTTTGGTATG CCAGCCGCTGGAGGGCCAGGAGCTCCCATGATGCAGCCCATGATGGGTCAGCCTATGATCGGTCAGTCCATGATGAGACCTCCTTTTGCTGGCGTGGTTGGAGCTGCACCTGGAGGACTTGCAGCACCAGGAGCCCCG CTTTCTCCTGGACCTGCAAGCCAGAGTCCCAAAAAGCCTAAAGATCCTCTGGCAGAGCTCGACCTTAAGGACTTCTTATAA